The Novosphingobium kaempferiae genome includes a window with the following:
- a CDS encoding MATE family efflux transporter, which produces MAFQPLRSARILSTPSSSTARQLWSIALPAMLTNVATALFGLADMWAIGRLGDAPAQGAVELGAKFMLGLLNVFNFLRTSTVALTAQGSGRGDGDGGETLARAMAVALGIGAVLLMAMPLALPFGLDLLGAEGPVREAARSYVAIRYWAGPVWLANCVLVGWLIGRRKVRHVLIVEIAANLVHIALDLLLVLVVGWGVAGVAMATVSSELLKFALLAAVVMRTGAAREALSAIGRKGTWARTELAKLFALNRDLFIRTLLLTGSILLFARVGARAGPVTLAANGVLFQLFMLATLLLDGFESGAQVLCGEALGASARARFTAAVRASLIWGGVTGLGVSAVYALAGARLAGAFSTDPAVIAATAEYAPWLAVLPILGVSSFVFDGVFVGAGWTRAMLGTMAAAMAAYLVLLWALQPLGNHGLWAAFAVLFGGRAVGQALVLPRLVRRSFAG; this is translated from the coding sequence TTGGCCTTCCAACCCCTGCGATCGGCCCGCATCCTGAGCACCCCGTCCTCCAGTACCGCCCGCCAGCTCTGGTCCATCGCGCTTCCGGCGATGCTGACCAACGTGGCGACCGCGCTGTTCGGCCTCGCCGACATGTGGGCGATCGGTCGCCTCGGCGACGCGCCCGCGCAGGGGGCGGTGGAGCTGGGCGCGAAGTTCATGCTGGGCCTGCTCAACGTCTTCAACTTCCTGCGCACCTCCACCGTGGCGCTGACTGCGCAAGGGTCGGGACGCGGCGACGGCGACGGGGGCGAGACGCTGGCCCGCGCGATGGCCGTGGCACTCGGCATCGGCGCGGTGCTGCTCATGGCGATGCCGCTGGCCCTGCCCTTCGGCCTCGACCTGCTGGGCGCCGAGGGGCCGGTGCGCGAGGCTGCGCGCAGCTACGTCGCGATCCGCTACTGGGCGGGGCCGGTGTGGCTGGCCAACTGCGTGCTGGTGGGCTGGCTCATCGGGCGGCGCAAGGTGCGCCATGTGCTCATCGTGGAGATCGCCGCGAACCTCGTCCACATCGCGCTCGACCTGTTGCTGGTGCTCGTCGTCGGCTGGGGCGTCGCGGGCGTCGCCATGGCGACGGTGAGTTCGGAACTGCTCAAGTTCGCGCTGCTCGCCGCCGTGGTGATGCGCACGGGTGCGGCGCGCGAGGCTCTCTCCGCCATCGGTCGCAAGGGCACATGGGCTCGGACGGAACTGGCGAAGCTCTTCGCTTTGAACCGCGACCTGTTCATCCGCACGCTGCTGCTGACCGGATCGATCCTGCTGTTCGCCCGCGTCGGCGCGCGCGCCGGACCGGTGACGCTGGCGGCGAACGGCGTGCTGTTCCAGCTCTTCATGCTGGCGACGCTGCTGCTCGACGGGTTCGAGAGCGGCGCGCAAGTGCTCTGCGGAGAGGCCCTTGGCGCCAGTGCCCGCGCCCGCTTCACCGCCGCCGTGCGCGCCTCGCTGATCTGGGGCGGCGTGACCGGGCTCGGCGTTTCGGCAGTCTATGCGCTGGCGGGCGCCCGGCTCGCGGGGGCGTTCAGCACGGACCCGGCGGTGATCGCGGCGACGGCGGAATATGCGCCGTGGCTGGCGGTGCTGCCGATCCTAGGCGTCTCGTCCTTCGTGTTCGACGGGGTGTTCGTCGGCGCGGGATGGACGCGGGCTATGCTGGGGACGATGGCGGCGGCGATGGCGGCCTACCTCGTGCTGCTGTGGGCGCTCCAGCCGCTCGGCAACCATGGGCTCTGGGCGGCGTTCGCGGTGTTGTTCGGCGGGCGGGCCGTGGGTCAGGCGCTGGTGCTGCCAAGGTTGGTCCGGCGGAGCTTCGCTGGGTGA